Proteins encoded in a region of the Helicobacteraceae bacterium genome:
- the gspG gene encoding type II secretion system major pseudopilin GspG has protein sequence MSRGFTLMELMIVIVILGLLAALVVPNLMGQSEEAKQKLACVQMKQLEMALNDFKLNLHDYPSTEQGLEALINNPDEERFKNFRSGGYLSSKTPPKDPWNTPYIYLNDDGAVDLISLGADGKEGGANQNRDIKLSECER, from the coding sequence ATGTCTAGAGGTTTTACGCTTATGGAACTAATGATCGTTATCGTCATATTGGGACTATTAGCCGCGCTAGTCGTGCCTAACCTTATGGGGCAGAGCGAGGAGGCGAAGCAAAAGCTCGCCTGCGTTCAGATGAAACAGCTTGAAATGGCGCTGAACGATTTTAAGCTAAATTTGCACGATTACCCCTCGACCGAACAGGGGCTAGAGGCGCTGATCAATAATCCGGACGAAGAGCGTTTCAAAAACTTTAGATCGGGCGGTTACCTAAGCTCGAAAACGCCGCCAAAGGACCCGTGGAACACGCCGTATATATATCTAAACGACGACGGCGCGGTCGATCTGATCTCGCTTGGCGCGGACGGCAAAGAGGGCGGAGCCAACCAGAACCGCGATATTAAATTAAGCGAATGCGAGCGCTAA
- a CDS encoding type II secretion system GspH family protein, whose product MRALKRGFTLIELLVVIVIIGAVYAITVATIKSGSDQAASAWSLEKLDATLREFQSGYLKLICDGNVCENCRVVDQNGEELIADLAIFSQTPKVLYFDESGYFGDMRFPADRCFEMERFENGAISDALVEHEGKFYRYYAYMRPVEIFVSLEEAKNSLDPRLWIPQYSSDFFNETD is encoded by the coding sequence ATGCGAGCGCTAAAACGCGGTTTTACGCTGATAGAACTGCTTGTCGTAATCGTCATAATCGGCGCCGTTTACGCGATCACCGTCGCGACGATCAAAAGCGGGAGCGATCAAGCCGCGTCCGCGTGGTCGCTTGAAAAGCTCGACGCGACGTTGAGGGAGTTTCAAAGCGGCTACCTAAAACTGATATGCGACGGGAACGTTTGCGAAAATTGCCGCGTCGTCGATCAAAACGGCGAGGAGCTAATCGCCGATCTGGCGATCTTTTCTCAAACGCCCAAAGTTCTCTATTTCGACGAAAGCGGCTATTTTGGCGATATGCGATTTCCCGCCGATCGCTGCTTTGAGATGGAACGCTTTGAAAACGGCGCTATTAGCGACGCGCTGGTCGAACACGAGGGAAAGTTTTATCGCTATTACGCCTATATGCGCCCCGTCGAAATTTTCGTTAGCCTTGAAGAGGCGAAAAACAGTCTTGATCCGCGTCTTTGGATACCGCAATATAGCTCCGACTTTTTCAACGAGACCGACTAA
- the proC gene encoding pyrroline-5-carboxylate reductase — protein MNILLIGAGNMGGALLKGWERQNSHNILVLENNAARQKQLEGARFAADIGEAKDRIVVLAVKPQSLSYVNIPVRAKAILSVMAGVTLETLRESFEADYFIRAMPNLAALRLKSATALTGDAGFKSEALELFSAVGKALWFESEKEIDIAVALSGCGPGYLALIAESLANGAVRLGMKSADAFALTQALFEGMPSLLEEEHPALLKDRVCSPAGATIEGIAALEARGVRGAIFEALNAAFERSQQLGKR, from the coding sequence ATGAATATTCTGTTGATAGGCGCGGGAAATATGGGCGGCGCGTTGTTGAAAGGGTGGGAGAGGCAAAACTCCCATAACATTCTTGTCCTTGAAAATAACGCGGCGCGGCAAAAGCAGCTTGAAGGCGCGCGCTTTGCCGCCGATATTGGCGAGGCGAAAGATCGGATCGTCGTTTTAGCCGTAAAGCCGCAATCGCTCTCCTACGTGAACATCCCCGTTCGCGCCAAAGCGATCCTCTCGGTAATGGCGGGCGTTACGCTTGAAACGTTGCGCGAATCGTTCGAGGCGGACTACTTTATCCGCGCTATGCCCAATCTTGCCGCTTTGCGTCTAAAATCGGCTACGGCTTTAACGGGCGACGCCGGTTTCAAGAGCGAAGCGCTAGAGCTATTTAGCGCCGTCGGCAAAGCTCTGTGGTTTGAGAGCGAAAAAGAGATCGATATAGCCGTCGCGCTAAGCGGCTGCGGTCCGGGCTATCTCGCGCTGATCGCGGAATCGCTCGCTAACGGCGCGGTCCGTCTTGGCATGAAAAGCGCCGACGCCTTCGCGCTGACGCAAGCCTTGTTCGAGGGTATGCCTTCGCTGCTCGAAGAAGAACACCCCGCGTTGTTAAAGGATCGCGTCTGCTCCCCCGCGGGCGCCACGATCGAGGGGATCGCCGCGTTAGAGGCGCGCGGCGTTAGAGGCGCGATATTCGAGGCGCTTAACGCCGCGTTTGAGCGCTCGCAACAGCTAGGAAAGCGCTAG